The following nucleotide sequence is from Pseudomonas sessilinigenes.
GATTTCGTGGCTCATGTTGGCCAGGAACTCGGATTTGATCCGGCTGGCTTCCAGGGCCTCCTTGCGTGCCAGGTCCAGCTCGATGTTCTGGATCTCGATAGTCTCCAGGTTCTGGCGCACGTCTTCCGTGGCCTGGTCGATGCTGTGCTGCAATTCTTCCTGGGCATTTTGCAGGGTGCTGGCCATGCGATTGATGCCCGAGGCCAGGTCATCCAGCTCCTGGCTGCCCAAGGGTGGCAGGCGGGTTTCCAGGTTGCCGTCTTTCAATTGCGTCACGGCTAGCTTGATCTGGCTCAGCGGGTTGTTGATGGTCCGTCCCATGCGCACCGCCAGCAGGGCAGTGAGGGCCAGGCCGGAAGCGATCAGCAGCAGGCTGGCGAACAGGCTGCGATATCCACGCAGCAACATGCCGCTATGGGACAGCTCCAGCTCTACCCAGCCCAGGAGGCGGTCGGACTCATCGGGAATCAGATCGCCCGCAAGATTGCGATGACGGCCGAAGACTGGCATCTGGTAGCGGGTCGCGTCGTTGCCGCTGCGTTGCACCATGTGCGTGCTGTTACCCGCTGGTGCTGGATTGAGCATGCTGGGCCCGGCATGGGCGATGAGCGTACGATCCGGGGCCAGCAGCGATACCGCGCGCACGTCCTCTTGTTCCAGGGCCTGGGTGGCGATGCGCTCAAGCATCTGGGTATTGCGATTGCCCATCGCCGGTGCCACCAGCGAGGCCAGTTGCTCGGCGATCATTTCTCCGCGCTGCAACAGTTGAGTCTGCAGGTCCGAGAGCTGCATCCAGGTGAAGTAGCCGCCCAGCACCAGGGCCATCAGGCTGGTGGGTAGCAAGGTCAGCAATAGTACGCGGCCTTTGATTCCCAGTTTCTTGAGCACGCAACTCTCCTGCTTCCACGCGATTTTGATAGGTCGAAGGGCACGTCCATGATGTGCCGCTTGCGCAGTGTAACGATTTGCCGAAGGTCAATCTTGGCAAATTGTTTCGTCGACGCTGGCAGGAATTCAGAGGCGTGAGCAATCAAGGCATTGGTTGCCGTGATCCGGGCAATCTTGAATAATCGCTCAACTGAGAATCACTTGCACAAGCCAATGACTCCCGTATCTGTTGATCCGCCCCGTATCCTGGCCATTGAAGACGACCCCATACTCGGTGCCTACGTGCATGAGCAACTGGAGCGTTGCGGCTTTGCCGTGACTTGGTGCCGTAACGGCCAGGAAGGGCTGGACGTTGCTCTCCAGCAGCCTTTCGATGTGTTGCTGATGGATATCCTGCTACCGGGGATGGATGGGCTGACGGTGCTGACCCATTTGCGCAAGAGCCACTCGACCCCGGTGTTGTTGATGTCTGCCCTGGGAGCGGAGGCCGATCGCATCAGCGGTTTTCGCCTGGGAGCCGACGACTATCTGCCCAAGCCCTTCAGCATGGCCGAGCTGCGAGTGCGGATCGAAGCCATACTGCGGCGAGTGGCCCTGGATCGCCGACCCATGCCGCTGGCCCCC
It contains:
- a CDS encoding response regulator transcription factor, which translates into the protein MTPVSVDPPRILAIEDDPILGAYVHEQLERCGFAVTWCRNGQEGLDVALQQPFDVLLMDILLPGMDGLTVLTHLRKSHSTPVLLMSALGAEADRISGFRLGADDYLPKPFSMAELRVRIEAILRRVALDRRPMPLAPSSCVQNLRFDDELCDVFFAQQWAGLTRSEYRLLETLHRNADEVLSKAFLYQHVLQRGYAAHDRSLDMHVSQIRRKLKALGYGERELRTVWGKGYVLSAADELA